Proteins encoded together in one Prunus dulcis chromosome 3, ALMONDv2, whole genome shotgun sequence window:
- the LOC117622234 gene encoding prohibitin-1, mitochondrial, with amino-acid sequence MNFNNVKVPKVPGGGAVSALLKVGIIGGLGLYGVANSIYNVEGGHRAIVFNRIIGVKDKVYPEGTHLIIPWFERPVIYDVRARPHLVESTSGSRDLQMVKIGLRVLTRPVPDQLPTVYRTLGENYNERVLPSIVHETLKAVVAQYNASQLITQRETVSREIRKILTERAANFNIALDDVSITTLTFGKEFTAAIEAKQVAAQEAERAKFVVDKAEQDKKSAIIRAEGEATSAKLIGEAIANNPAFITLRKIEAAREIAHTISNSSNKVYLNSDDLLLNLQEMNLDFNRKK; translated from the exons ATGAATTTCAACAACGTTAAGGTTCCCAAAGTGCCAGGCGGTGGTGCAGTTTCTGCTTTACTTAAGGTGGGAATAATTGGTGGGCTTGGCTTGTATGGAGTTGCCAACAGTATATACAATGTCGAGGGAGGGCATAGAGCCATTGTGTTCAACCGTATAATTGGTGTCAAAGACAAG GTTTACCCAGAGGGGACACATCTTATCATTCCCTGGTTTGAGAGGCCAGTCATTTATGATGTCCGTGCACGACCTCATCTGGTGGAGAGTACTTCTGGCAGCCGCGATCTCCAAATG GTCAAAATTGGGCTTCGAGTTCTTACTCGTCCTGTACCAGACCAGCTTCCTACAGTTTATCGTACTCTTGGTGAGAATTATAATGAGAGAGTCCTTCCTTCTATTGTTCATGAAACTTTGAAAGCTGTTGTTGCACAGTATAATGCCAGCCAGCTCATTACTCAGAGAGAG ACTGTTAGTAGGGAAATACGAAAGATTTTGACTGAAAGGGCAGCCAATTTCAACATTGCGCTGGATGATGTGTCAATCACCACCCTCACTTTTGGGAAGGAGTTCACTGCTGCAATTGAGGCGAAACAAGTGGCTGCACAAGAAGCTGAGAGAGCTAAATTTGTTGTGGACAAGGCTGAACAAGACAAGAAAAGTGCTATCATCAGAGCAGAG GGTGAGGCCACAAGTGCCAAGCTGATTGGTGAAGCAATTGCAAACAATCCGGCATTTATTACACTGAGGAAGATTGAAGCTGCAAGAGAGATTGCACATACGATCTCAAATTCATCGAACAAAGTTTACTTGAACTCAGATGATCTGTTGTTGAACCTTCAGGAGATGAATTTGGACTTCAACCGGAAGAAATAG
- the LOC117621730 gene encoding protein FAR1-RELATED SEQUENCE 9-like: MKELVHDKDADKAYCSCKGFEFWGIPCRHILAFLRMKQVEHLPDKYILKRWLQSAKSGVIYDKNHKEVNDYVDGLLLVKRSKVCKVASDLIDSALLCDEGFELLEKSFEDIRGKLTSSSSSDTVLGGPVGENLQPTQSTQDSEPTMTKSFMQEFDFTYGPAV, translated from the exons ATGAAGGAGCTTGTGCATGATAAAGATGCCGATAAAGCTTATTGCAGCTGCAaaggatttgaattttgggGTATTCCGTGCCGACACATCCTAGCATTCTTAAGAATGAAGCAGGTTGAGCACTTGCCAGACAAGTACATATTGAAACGATGGCTTCAAAGTGCGAAAAGCGGTGTAATATATGATAAGAATCACAAAGAAGTTAACGATTATGTTGATGGTTTGCTTTTGGTTAAGAGATCGAAAGTTTGCAAAGTTGCAAGTGATTTGATTGATTCGGCTTTATTGTGTGATGAAGGTTTCGAGTTGCTGGAAAAATCTTTTGAGGACATTCGTGGGAAGCTTACAAG CTCTTCATCTTCCGACACAGTACTTGGTGGTCCAGTTGGTGAGAATTTGCAGCCCACTCAGAGCACGCAGGACAGTGAACCTACTATGACAAAGTCATTTATGCAAGAGTTTGATTTCACGTATGGTCCCGCAGTTTGA
- the LOC117621731 gene encoding uncharacterized protein LOC117621731: protein MSSNPFLDQVRSSFQRSRSLNAGPSLQPNRVISEIQNRLERELATAKEQAIATFEGLAIHTDLPGSSPSNSESSSDQEEEEMAANEFMGDLDIPTIPASPSSILLPTAARNYELKSSHLNMPPSFYGLPNEDPLTHIKDIFNVVSSFPLTGVTEEQLRMRVFPYTLKDKAKYWLNSLKPGSLMTWGAIQKKFLEKYFSTQKNDMLRDKIFLFAQQDDESFCEAWERFNGLLNQCPHHGIPLKLQMRMFYKGLTPPSHNIVTNFAGGSYKTKTPEETYELFEEIAMETQHTDTRGKRIAGGSNDSSSVQIFKLEQKLDALLALNSRNPLKEVCSICETHDHPTISCPFGAAYPEFVQEQAKLVNSYNRGPINDPYSQSYNPGWRNHPNFSWRNTQNQSNPPSLQRPQQSSSLEDIVKQMAINQSTFQQTTQAAISKLEVQLGQIATEIAQREPGKWPSQTVINPKNQEAKAAHVLRSGKIVDNKVGSDLSNDVVVVEDEDEEETTTMEGEQPKTSQSAPKAKSDSQEPNPFQLQKRDDKFVPSHLHQDRYIPPPPYIPPIPFPGRLKKANQDKAFKEIYDILSKVNINLPLLDVVKHIPAYGKFIKHLMTHKLKFTPSEEVKLNKNVSAVLQRKLPPKLEDPGSFNIPINIGDKTVGRAMLDLGASINVMPYSVYQALGLEGIKKNSIRLELADHSIKYPRGIVEDILVQVNTLILPADFVVMDMEDNPYVDRVDPILLGLPFMATADTIIKVKDGTLSMTVLGETAEFKVFDALSQPSITLDTCFSIDVVDHEVSSKIVQKKSNDALEAVLTQEEEDLFES from the coding sequence ATGTCTAGTAATCCTTTCCTTGATCAAGTGAGGTCTTCATTCCAACGTTCGAGATCTTTGAACGCAGGGCCATCTTTGCAACCAAACCGGGTGATCTCTGAAATTCAGAATCGCCTAGAAAGAGAGTTAGCAACTGCAAAAGAGCAAGCCATTGCCACATTTGAAGGTCTTGCTATCCACACTGACCTCCCAGGGTCTTCACCTTCAAATTCTGAATCAAGTTcagaccaagaagaagaagagatggcTGCCAATGAGTTCATGGGAGACCTTGATATCCCAACAATTCCAGCATCCCCTTCAAGCATCTTGCTGCCCACCGCAGCTCGAAACTATGAGCTTAAATCTTCTCATCTTAATATGCCCCCTTCTTTTTATGGTTTACCTAATGAAGATCCATTAACTCATATAAaggatatttttaatgttgtgaGCTCTTTTCCCTTGACAGGTGTGACGGAAGAGCAACTTCGAATGAGAGTGTTTCCGTACACTTTGAAAGATAAGGCTAAATATTGGTTGAATTCTTTGAAGCCTGGTTCACTCATGACTTGGGGAGCCATTCAAAAGAAGTTCTTGGAGAAATATTTCTCCACGCAAAAAAACGACATGCTCAGGGACAAGATCTTTCTATTTGCACAACAAGATGATGAGTCGTTTTGTGAAGCATGGGAGAGATTCAACGGGCTGCTCAATCAATGTCCTCATCATGGGATTCCATTGAAGCTTCAGATGCGTATGTTTTATAAAGGACTAACCCCCCCTAGCCATAATATTGTCACTAATTTTGCAGGTGGTTCTTATAAGACTAAAACTCCAGAAGAAACATATGAACTCTTTGAGGAGATAGCAATGGAGACCCAACACACCGATACAAGAGGTAAACGTATTGCTGGTGGTTCTAATGATTCTTCCAGTGTGCagattttcaaattggaaCAAAAGCTAGATGCCCTCCTTGCATTGAACTCAAGAAACCCTTTGAAGGAAGTGTGTAGCATCTGTGAAACTCATGATCATCCTACCATTTCTTGTCCCTTTGGGGCTGCATATCCAGAATTTGTGCAAGAGCAAGCTAAGTTGGTGAATTCCTACAACCGTGGTCCAATAAATGACCCATATTCTCAAAGTTATAATCCAGGTTGGAGGAATCATCCAAACTTTTCATGGAGGAATACACAGAATCAATCGAATCCCCCTTCACTTCAAAGGCCACAACAATCATCATCGTTGGAGGATATAGTGAAGCAAATGGCAATCAACCAATCCACTTTCCAGCAAACAACACAAGCTGCCATCTCCAAGTTGGAAGTCCAATTGGGCCAGATAGCTACTGAAATAGCTCAAAGAGAACCTGGGAAATGGCCAAGTCAAACCGTGATCAATCCAAAAAACCAAGAAGCCAAGGCCGCTCATGTGCTCAGATCAGGTAAGATTGTTGATAACAAAGTTGGTTCTGATCTATCAAATGATGTTGTGGTTGTagaggatgaagatgaagaggaaaCCACAACTATGGAAGGGGAACAACCCAAAACGTCCCAATCTGCTCCTAAGGCCAAATCTGATTCTCAGGAACCCAATCCATTTCAATTGCAAAAAAGAGATGACAAATTTGTGCCATCACATCTTCATCAAGATAGATACATCCCACCTCCTCCATATATTCCACCGATTCCATTTCCAGGCCGCTTGAAGAAAGCAAATCAAGATAAGGCTTTTAAAGagatttatgatattttgagtAAAGTTAATATCAATTTGCCCTTGCTTGATGTTGTTAAACATATTCCTGCATATGGAAAGTTCATCAAGCACTTGATGACTCACAAGCTCAAATTTACTCCAAGTGAAGAAGTAAAGCTCAACAAGAATGTGAGTGCTGTATTGCAAAGGAAGCTTCCACCAAAACTAGAAGATCCTGGCAGCTTTAACATTCCCATTAACATTGGAGATAAGACGGTTGGAAGAGCCatgttggacttgggagcaaGCATCAATGTAATGCCATATTCAGTTTATCAGGCGCTTGGCTTAGAAGGGataaagaaaaactcaattcGTCTTGAACTAGCTGATCATTCTATCAAATATCCAAGAGGTATTGTAGAAGATATTTTAGTTCAAGTTAATACACTCATTCTTCCAGCTGATTTTGTAGTGATGGATATGGAGGATAACCCATATGTAGACCGTGTTGATCCCATTCTCCTCGGGCTACCATTCATGGCCACTGCAGACACAATCATCAAAGTGAAAGATGGCACCCTCTCCATGACTGTTTTGGGTGAAACTGCTGAatttaaagtgtttgatgCTCTGTCTCAACCTTCTATCACTCTTGAtacttgtttttcaattgatgTTGTTGATCATGAGGTTTCTTCTAAAATTGTGCAGAAAAAGTCTAATGATGCTTTGGAAGCGGTCCTAacacaagaagaggaagatctcTTTGAATCATAG